Proteins encoded by one window of Grus americana isolate bGruAme1 chromosome 7, bGruAme1.mat, whole genome shotgun sequence:
- the LOC129209038 gene encoding microsomal triglyceride transfer protein-like: MNPQAFSGYVCLLCFSFLSTAKGDLQLLSFQPGTLYRYRYSLDVQLDHTSTPSPPGTWLRAEALVKLHQLWRDQGGEELLQVQIHDLKAQQESEEERSQDGTGSPPAEIALSQEAQAELQQPVFISWSSGKVKAFYGDEGESILISNLKRGVISLLQLQPHAGTAVEEDASGSCQVTYAVSNHSTTKTKDLLSCTKPKSGFASVNKIFGVEWQPTSKSQYMVKDNLLHSVLAEESHMVSPALRSSIGIKISSRQQLQLLSPPMPGPAEVAGRSLEDALAGTEGRHQPLGMASLPFRRVCTRCPSLRAYLKAFDSQRLKMDTSKAATTWQFQRFTQMLRSTKKRDVLQLLRRTPEEMLPFVVEAAVAAQSVASLAALSDFLDFGKEPKSLLEKFLYAAAFSPRPSGELLRLVLDKLDGKQLAPEVWETGIVAVGSLVGKLCQQKLCELQEVERGVETILGGLRGAKEESEVVIYLLALGNAVLPETIPILLDHAEEGPAAAAAVSALRRFPTRHISGKVKRAMRRIFHEKRKSYEKTCRLAAAEILLDNEPSPMDVINILLAANEMETETATFLLLKVRDSLRADHHHPARKIMRDIMKDPRINNYNFFSKAGISSSFSGPLTVTQDLLSTFGLDLLFLEGGFLRKSVSDFSLLSHGRRLHAAQVTIEAQGMESMLGENVLEGEEEPELVAGMSAIFFDVQLRPIVFFQGYTDLMAKVLLSSGEPTSVVKGNLLLMDHHQVIPLQSGLQVAIKLQGGLGLDISADMDVSIWEQELKTSINARGSLAIDFQAELDAPFLQATLRSQTEAETSIHFDTTLRFSSSPVLMCLQLREEQVPYREIFTVSKSAGNQSSTARKGRKGTVPGREFALHRANSKVCNLLMTAEE, from the exons gcttttccttcctgagCACGGCAAAAG GGGACTTGCAGCTGCTTTCTTTCCAGCCCGGGACCCTGTATCGGTACCGCTATTCCCTGGACGTCCAGCTGGACCACACATCCACGCCATCCCCGCCAGGAACCTGGCTGCGGGCTGAGGCATTGGTCAAGCTGCACCAGCTCTGGAGGGACCAAGGTGGGGAAGAGCTGCTCCAGGTGCAG ATCCACGACCTGAAAGCCCAACAGGAgtcagaagaggaaaggagcCAGGATGGCACTGGAAGTCCCCCTGCAGAGATTGCACTGAGCCAGGAGGCACAGGCAGAGCTCCAGCAGCCGGTGTTCATCTCCTGGAGCAGCGGGAAG GTCAAAGCCTTCTACGGGGATGAAGGAGAAAGCATCCTGATCTCGAACCTGAAGCGAGGTGTCATCagtctgctccagctccagccccacgcCGGCACTGCAGTGGAG GAGGACGCCTCCGGGAGCTGCCAAGTCACGTACGCCGTGTCCAACCACTCCACCACGAAGACAAAAGAtctcctcagctgcacaaaGCCGAAGTCCGGATTCGCCTCCGTAAACAAA aTTTTTGGAGTCGAGTGGCAGCCCACCAGCAAAAGCCAGTACATGGTGAAAGACAACCTCCTCCACTCCGTGCTGGCCGAGGAAAGCCACATGGTGTCTCCAGCCCTGAGGTCCTCCATCGGCATCAAAATCAGTTCAAG gcagcagctccagctacTGTCTCCTCCGATGCCCGGCCCCGCAGAGGTAGCCGGACGAAGCCTCGAGGATGCGCTGGCTGGCACGGAGGGACGGCACCAGCCCCTGGGTATGGCCAGCCTGCCCTTCAGGAGGGTCTGCACCCGTTGCCCATCG CTGAGAGCCTACCTGAAGGCTTTTGACAGCCAGAGACTCAAAATGGACACCTCGAAGGCGGCGACCACGTGGCAGTTCCAGAGGTTCACCCAGATGCTGCGCAGCACCAAGAAGAGAGACgttctgcagctgctgagaaGAACACCCGAGGAGATGCT cccctTCGTCGTGGAGGCGGCGGTGGCCGCACAGTCGGTGGCATCCTTGGCAGCTCTCTCGGACTTTCTGGATTTCGGCAAGGAGCCCAAGTCCCTGCTGGAGAAGTTTCTCTATGCAGCAGCCTTCTCTCCCCGGCCTTCGGGAGAGCTTCTCCGCCTGGTGTTA GACAAGCTGGATGGGAAGCAGCTGGCCCCCGAGGTCTGGGAGACCGGGATAGTGGCCGTGGGCTCCCTGGTCGGCAAGCTGTGCCAGCAGAAGCTGTGTGAGCTGCAG GAGGTGGAGCGCGGGGTGGAAACCATCCTTGGGGGGCTCAGAGGTGCCAAGGAGGAGTCCGAGGTGGTCATTTACCTGCTGGCCCTGGGGAATGCGGTGCTCCCCGAAACCATCCCCATCCTCCTGGACCACGCCGAGGAgggtcccgccgccgccgcggccgtCTCTGCCCTGCGGCGATTTCCCACTCGGCACATCTCCGGCAAG GTGAAACGAGCAATGAGGAGGATTTTCcatgagaagaggaaaagctaCGAAAAAACATGTCgcctggctgctgcagaaatCCTCCTAGATAACGAACCCTCGCCCATGGATGTCATCAACATCCTGCTGGCCGCCAACGAGATGGAGACGGAGACAGCAACGTTTCTTCTGCTGAAGGTCCGGGACAGCCTGCGTGCTGACCACCACCACCCGGCGAG GAAGATAATGAGAGACATCATGAAAGACCCACGCATAAATAATTACAACTTCTTCTCGAAAGCTGGcatctcctcttctttctcagGACCTCTGACAG TCACCCAGGACCTGCTTTCCACCTTTGGGCTGGACCTGCTGTTTTTGGAGGGTGGATTCCTGAGGAAGAGCGTCTCTGACTTCTCGCTGCTCAGCCACGGCCGGCGACTTCACGCAGCTCAG GTCACTATTGAAGCACAAGGGATGGAGTCAATGCTGGGAGAAAACGTcttggaaggagaagaggaaccAGAGCTCGTGGCCGGGATGTCTGCCATCTTCTTCGATGTTCAGTTGCGGCCGATCGTCTTCTTCCAGGGATATACAGACTTGATGGCCAAGGTGCTGTTAAGCAGCGGAGAACCCACAAGCGTGGTCAAAGGGAACCTCCTGCTGATGGACCATCACCAG GTCATTCCTCTGCAGTCTGGCCTCCAAGTGGCCATCAAACTCCAGGGCGGGCTGGGGCTTGACATTTCAGCCGACATGGACGTGAGCATTTGGGAGCAGGAATTGAAAACCAGCATCAACGCGAG GGGAAGCCTTGCCATTGATTTCCAGGCAGAACTAGACGCCCCTTTCCTCCAAGCCACCTTGAGAAGTCAGACGGAGGCAGAGACCTCAATCCACTTTGACACCACGCTGAGGTTTTCCAGCAGCCCGGTGCTCATGTGCCTGCAGCTGAGAGAGGAGCAGGTCCCATACAG AGAAATCTTCACAGTTTCCAAGTCTGCTGGGAACCAGAGCAGCACCGCTCGAAAAGGCAGGAAGGGCACCGTGCCCGGGCGGGAGTTTGCCTTGCACCGGGCCAACTCCAAGGTCTGCAACCTCCTGATGACGGCAGAAGAGTAG